One Paenibacillus sp. FSL H7-0737 DNA segment encodes these proteins:
- a CDS encoding ABC transporter permease, whose amino-acid sequence MYDSMLGAVEMGLLYAFMALGVYITFRILDFPDLTVDGSFTTGGAIAAVMITNGYAPWLATLAAIAGGMLAGMCTGLLHTKGKINGLLSGILMMIALYSINLRIFGGKPNWSLMGDTTLFSSINPLLVLPFIVLFVKILMDLFLRTDLGLALRATGDNARMIRSLGVNTDNTTILGVSLSNGMVALSGALITQYSTFADSSMGIGMIVIGLASVIIGEAIFGAGNVFRATLAVVLGSIVYRIVVALALYVPWLRPSDLKLITAIIVIFALVFPSIQRFLKQKNMARKRSLELAEQAISSKRGGTIDA is encoded by the coding sequence ATGTATGATTCAATGCTCGGGGCTGTGGAGATGGGTTTGCTCTATGCATTTATGGCTTTAGGGGTGTATATTACTTTTCGCATTTTGGATTTTCCTGATTTGACTGTAGATGGAAGCTTTACTACTGGCGGTGCTATTGCAGCCGTTATGATTACCAATGGTTATGCACCCTGGTTAGCCACGCTTGCTGCTATTGCAGGTGGGATGCTGGCAGGAATGTGTACCGGTCTACTACATACGAAGGGCAAGATTAATGGATTGTTATCCGGGATTCTAATGATGATCGCACTTTATTCCATCAATCTGAGAATTTTTGGCGGTAAGCCTAACTGGTCACTAATGGGTGATACCACGTTGTTCTCGTCCATCAATCCGCTTCTTGTTCTTCCTTTTATTGTTTTATTTGTGAAAATTCTAATGGATTTATTCTTGCGTACTGATCTTGGGCTTGCTTTAAGGGCTACCGGAGATAATGCAAGAATGATCCGTAGTCTGGGTGTAAACACAGATAACACGACAATTCTCGGCGTCAGTTTATCCAACGGAATGGTGGCACTTTCAGGTGCATTGATCACTCAGTATTCTACCTTTGCGGATTCCTCAATGGGTATAGGGATGATTGTTATCGGCTTAGCTTCGGTAATCATTGGTGAAGCCATTTTCGGTGCTGGAAATGTTTTCCGTGCGACGTTGGCAGTTGTTCTGGGATCTATTGTTTACCGAATCGTAGTTGCATTAGCCTTGTATGTACCATGGTTGAGACCTTCGGATCTTAAGCTGATTACGGCGATTATCGTTATTTTCGCACTTGTATTCCCATCGATTCAGCGTTTCTTGAAGCAGAAGAATATGGCGCGTAAACGTTCGCTTGAATTAGCTGAACAAGCGATTAGCAGCAAGAGAGGAGGCACCATCGATGCTTAA
- a CDS encoding ABC transporter ATP-binding protein, producing the protein MLKLDNVSKLFNPGTPDEKIALLGIDLELLPGDFVTIIGSNGAGKSTLMNIISGVMKPDLGSASIEGNSISHLAEYQRSRWIGRVFQDPMAGTAPRMTIEENLAMAFKRGKSRGLSFGVNAARRTMFREELSRLGIGLENRLRAKVGLLSGGERQALSLLMATFTQPQILLLDEHTAALDPSRAELITKLTESIVREMKLTTLMVTHNMEQAIRLGNRLIMMDKGRIILDIDETRKKDLTVERLLGEFETISGHKLADDRMMLG; encoded by the coding sequence ATGCTTAAACTGGATAACGTATCTAAGCTGTTTAATCCTGGGACACCGGATGAGAAGATCGCGCTACTTGGCATTGATTTGGAGCTTCTTCCTGGTGACTTTGTTACCATTATTGGAAGCAATGGTGCTGGTAAATCAACGCTAATGAACATTATTTCTGGTGTGATGAAGCCGGATCTTGGTTCAGCTAGTATTGAAGGGAATTCGATTAGCCATTTAGCAGAATATCAGCGCAGTCGCTGGATCGGACGGGTTTTTCAGGACCCGATGGCAGGTACGGCTCCACGGATGACGATTGAAGAAAATTTAGCGATGGCTTTTAAAAGAGGGAAGAGTAGAGGATTATCGTTTGGTGTAAATGCAGCGAGACGGACGATGTTTCGTGAGGAGTTAAGTCGTCTCGGGATTGGATTGGAGAATCGTCTGCGAGCTAAGGTAGGATTATTATCTGGTGGGGAGAGACAAGCACTGAGTTTGCTAATGGCAACCTTTACCCAGCCGCAAATTTTGCTGTTAGACGAACATACAGCGGCACTTGATCCTTCACGAGCGGAGCTGATTACTAAACTGACAGAGTCTATCGTCCGTGAGATGAAGCTGACTACGCTTATGGTTACCCATAACATGGAGCAGGCTATACGTCTTGGCAATCGTCTTATCATGATGGATAAAGGCCGTATTATCCTTGATATTGATGAAACAAGGAAAAAGGATCTTACGGTAGAACGCCTGCTGGGAGAATTTGAGACCATCAGTGGTCATAAACTGGCGGATGATCGAATGATGCTTGGTTAG
- a CDS encoding calcium-translocating P-type ATPase, SERCA-type, which produces MNSNDPKSQGQVPFHTLSEEEVLKRLETRKDGLSSGEAAKLLEQYGKNVLQEAKTKSLLGKFIEQFKNVMIFILLVAAVLSGVLGEWTDTVIILLVVILNAVLGVIQENKAEQALDALKSMSSPHARVRRGGQVSEIKSEDLVPGDIVLLEAGNVVPADIRLLEAASLKTEEAALTGESLPSEKKVGVLEGSDIVIGDRTNMAYMSSNVTYGRAVGVVTATGMQTEVGRIAGFISEEENDVTPLQKKLDELGKYFTFIILGVCVVIFAVGIFEGRELLDMLLTSISLAVAAIPEGLPAIVTIILALGVQRMAKRKAIIRKLPAVETLGSTEIICSDKTGTLTLNKMTVEKVHVNGTTKEAAEGLEGTPGGELLLQAMTLCNDSSIDEGNSSEEPGGNDGAKDPQTKSGKAIIGDPTETALVDYALSIGTDKRDLEKKFPRKNELPFDSDRKLMTTIHEVENGRYRVLTKGAPDVLLSKCSHIYVDGEIVPFNDEHSRHIMESNTMLANDALRVLAFAFRDEQQLPTNLSPEATEKELIFIGLVGMIDPPREEVRDAVAICRKAGIRPVMITGDHRDTAAAIAKRLGIIEDETGVLTGSELDKFSEEEFAEKVTNYSVYARVSPEHKVRIVKAWRKKGKIVAMTGDGVNDAPALKSSDIGVGMGITGTDVAKGVSDMVLADDNFTTIVVAVEEGRKVYSNIRKAIQFLLSANLGEVLTLFIATMIGWRILEPIHILWINLVTDTLPALALGLEKAGGDLMSKKPRKASSSIFAGGVGIGIIYQGILEAALTLFVYQWAHTHYNEGIAVTMAFATLGLLQISHAFNVRSNTKSLFQIGWFSNRYMLWASLISTLMLVLVIIIPGLNDWFGVSHLSGLQWGIVIAAALAIIVIVEFVKLFVRLSGKGKNWD; this is translated from the coding sequence TACCTTTTCATACACTAAGTGAGGAAGAAGTGCTCAAAAGGCTGGAAACTAGGAAAGATGGTTTGTCTTCCGGTGAAGCCGCTAAACTTCTGGAGCAGTATGGGAAGAACGTACTTCAAGAAGCAAAAACTAAATCTCTGCTAGGAAAATTTATTGAACAATTTAAAAATGTAATGATCTTTATTTTGCTAGTGGCGGCAGTATTGTCTGGGGTTTTGGGAGAATGGACAGATACAGTCATTATTTTGTTGGTAGTCATCCTGAATGCGGTACTTGGCGTTATTCAGGAAAATAAGGCAGAGCAGGCGCTAGATGCCCTGAAAAGTATGTCCTCTCCGCATGCCAGAGTGCGACGTGGAGGTCAGGTCTCAGAGATTAAAAGTGAAGATCTCGTACCTGGGGATATCGTATTGCTGGAAGCTGGAAATGTAGTTCCGGCGGATATTAGACTGTTAGAAGCTGCTTCTTTGAAAACAGAGGAAGCCGCGTTAACCGGAGAATCATTACCTTCAGAAAAGAAGGTTGGTGTGCTTGAGGGAAGCGACATTGTTATCGGGGATCGCACCAATATGGCTTATATGAGCAGCAATGTAACTTACGGTAGAGCGGTTGGTGTCGTCACAGCTACAGGAATGCAGACTGAAGTCGGCAGGATTGCTGGGTTTATCTCGGAGGAAGAGAATGATGTAACACCGCTGCAAAAGAAACTAGATGAACTAGGAAAATATTTCACCTTTATTATTCTTGGTGTCTGTGTAGTCATTTTTGCCGTCGGTATATTTGAGGGTAGAGAGCTGCTGGATATGCTTCTCACCTCGATCTCACTTGCAGTAGCAGCGATTCCTGAAGGGCTGCCAGCAATTGTGACGATTATCTTGGCACTCGGAGTGCAGCGGATGGCTAAACGTAAAGCGATCATTCGCAAACTCCCCGCTGTAGAAACGCTCGGAAGCACCGAAATTATTTGCTCTGACAAGACAGGTACTTTGACTCTAAACAAGATGACTGTCGAAAAAGTGCATGTCAATGGAACTACGAAAGAAGCTGCTGAAGGTCTTGAAGGGACACCGGGTGGTGAACTATTGCTTCAGGCTATGACGCTTTGTAATGATTCCAGCATTGACGAAGGGAATTCCTCTGAAGAACCTGGAGGGAATGATGGAGCTAAGGACCCGCAAACTAAGAGTGGTAAAGCGATTATCGGGGATCCTACGGAAACAGCGTTAGTGGACTACGCGCTCAGTATAGGTACTGACAAAAGGGATTTAGAAAAGAAATTCCCACGTAAAAATGAACTGCCATTTGACTCCGATCGCAAGCTGATGACGACGATTCATGAAGTTGAGAACGGACGTTATCGTGTGTTAACGAAAGGTGCACCAGATGTGCTTTTGTCCAAATGCAGCCATATCTATGTGGATGGAGAGATCGTTCCTTTTAATGATGAACATTCACGACATATCATGGAAAGTAATACAATGCTTGCGAATGATGCACTGCGGGTGCTGGCATTTGCTTTCAGAGATGAACAGCAGCTACCGACTAACCTCTCCCCGGAAGCTACGGAGAAAGAACTTATATTTATCGGTTTAGTCGGTATGATTGATCCTCCACGAGAGGAAGTACGGGATGCGGTAGCAATCTGTCGTAAAGCGGGGATTAGACCTGTAATGATTACAGGAGATCATCGAGATACTGCAGCGGCCATTGCTAAAAGATTAGGTATTATCGAAGATGAGACAGGCGTATTGACCGGCAGTGAGCTGGATAAATTCAGTGAAGAGGAATTTGCTGAGAAAGTCACTAATTATTCGGTTTATGCACGTGTATCTCCTGAACATAAAGTTCGGATCGTTAAGGCGTGGAGGAAAAAAGGGAAGATTGTTGCCATGACGGGTGACGGTGTGAATGATGCTCCTGCGCTTAAATCATCAGATATCGGCGTCGGGATGGGCATCACAGGAACGGATGTAGCTAAGGGCGTCTCAGATATGGTGCTAGCTGATGATAACTTTACGACCATAGTTGTTGCTGTTGAAGAAGGACGGAAGGTTTACAGCAATATCCGTAAGGCCATCCAGTTCCTACTCTCAGCCAATCTTGGGGAAGTGCTTACGCTATTCATTGCAACCATGATCGGCTGGCGTATACTCGAGCCAATTCATATTCTGTGGATTAATCTTGTTACCGATACCCTACCGGCACTAGCTCTTGGGCTTGAGAAGGCGGGGGGTGATTTGATGTCGAAGAAACCACGCAAAGCCAGCAGCAGTATCTTTGCTGGAGGCGTGGGAATCGGGATCATCTACCAGGGTATATTAGAGGCCGCGCTTACGCTGTTTGTATACCAGTGGGCACATACCCATTACAATGAGGGGATTGCGGTTACGATGGCATTCGCCACATTAGGATTGCTGCAAATTTCTCATGCGTTTAACGTCAGATCCAATACGAAATCGTTGTTCCAGATTGGCTGGTTCAGCAACCGGTATATGCTGTGGGCATCACTGATCTCTACACTTATGCTGGTGCTGGTGATTATCATCCCAGGACTGAATGACTGGTTTGGTGTCTCGCATTTAAGCGGGTTACAGTGGGGAATTGTAATTGCTGCAGCACTGGCGATTATAGTGATTGTAGAGTTTGTAAAGCTGTTTGTACGTTTAAGTGGCAAGGGCAAGAACTGGGATTAA
- a CDS encoding C40 family peptidase — protein sequence MPNNHKKLLSTATVLLAAVLSSTACGYSSQSQKPKVNAVTPDGMQASSYYEKSAITDAQGKYWIPLKPAITSLGYRMKDDATHGGYTKIGYSDVMYMLRPGSTQVFSLGEKITLPQAPRRQEGQIYITPLALSKFLQTEVGWNPQSGEINIATPTDHEAIIKTPSAKSLNEAKPFHIQSISEADKKELVTYAKKFLGVPYEFGTGPYEETKKFDCSSFTRHVFKQFGVNLPRLAKDQDNIGSRVQRSALDVGDLIFFTVPGRFESDAIPGHVGIYIGDGKFIHTWGDPGVQISELDSGYWSNVILHMQRIL from the coding sequence ATGCCTAATAACCACAAAAAATTACTATCCACTGCTACTGTATTGCTCGCTGCCGTTTTATCAAGTACCGCATGCGGTTACTCTTCACAATCACAAAAACCCAAGGTAAACGCCGTAACTCCCGATGGCATGCAAGCCTCAAGTTATTATGAAAAGTCCGCCATCACCGATGCTCAAGGAAAGTACTGGATTCCACTCAAACCTGCGATTACTTCACTCGGTTATCGTATGAAAGATGATGCTACTCATGGGGGATACACCAAAATTGGCTACAGTGATGTTATGTATATGCTGCGCCCTGGCTCTACTCAAGTCTTCTCCCTAGGTGAGAAAATCACATTACCGCAGGCACCTAGACGACAAGAAGGTCAAATCTATATCACACCTTTAGCCCTATCCAAATTTCTTCAAACGGAGGTGGGTTGGAATCCTCAGTCTGGTGAAATCAACATAGCCACACCGACCGACCATGAAGCTATTATAAAAACACCATCTGCTAAATCATTGAATGAAGCTAAACCATTTCACATTCAAAGTATTTCTGAAGCAGACAAGAAGGAATTAGTTACTTATGCCAAAAAATTCTTAGGTGTGCCTTATGAATTCGGTACCGGGCCTTATGAAGAGACTAAGAAATTTGATTGTTCTTCTTTTACAAGGCATGTATTCAAACAATTCGGTGTAAACTTACCGCGCTTAGCCAAGGATCAAGATAATATAGGTTCTCGCGTACAACGCAGTGCATTAGATGTCGGCGATCTTATATTCTTCACTGTCCCAGGTCGGTTTGAAAGTGACGCTATACCCGGGCATGTCGGTATTTACATTGGGGATGGAAAGTTCATTCATACTTGGGGTGATCCCGGGGTTCAGATCAGTGAGCTGGACTCAGGGTATTGGAGCAACGTAATCCTGCATATGCAGCGCATTCTGTAA
- a CDS encoding ABC transporter substrate-binding protein, producing the protein MKKRNIFAGLSLCFMLVAAGCGNNNAAVNSGNATSTGNAPTNAGTADSKTYKIAISQYVEHPSLDATREGILAALKDAGLVEGENLKVDLENAQADPANNLTIAQKIAADTNDLVLAIATPSAQSVVQALSKSSKDTPILFAAVTDPLDAKIVTDLEHPGGNVSGVSDTNPEAINRLMQFIATQFPNVKKLGIVINEGEPNAVIMADIAKKELDKHGIELVKAAITNTSEVKQAAESLAGRVDAFYITLDNTVVSAVDTIIQTANDKKIPFFSSDRDTVEKGAFATVGFKYFDHGYQVGQMAVDILKNGKKPADMKVTMQEKLDLILNLKAAAAQGIEVTDAMKKEVADQANNIIQ; encoded by the coding sequence ATGAAAAAGAGAAACATTTTTGCAGGTTTAAGCTTATGCTTCATGCTAGTAGCTGCTGGCTGTGGCAACAATAATGCCGCTGTAAACTCAGGAAACGCAACAAGCACTGGAAATGCGCCAACGAATGCTGGAACCGCTGATTCCAAAACGTACAAAATCGCAATTTCCCAATACGTAGAACATCCATCACTTGATGCTACACGCGAAGGTATTCTTGCTGCTTTGAAGGATGCCGGGCTTGTTGAAGGAGAGAACCTGAAGGTTGACCTTGAGAATGCTCAAGCTGACCCTGCGAATAACTTGACCATTGCTCAGAAGATTGCAGCTGACACTAATGATTTGGTATTGGCTATTGCAACACCTTCTGCTCAATCGGTTGTTCAAGCGCTTAGTAAATCAAGTAAGGACACTCCGATACTGTTCGCAGCAGTGACTGATCCACTCGATGCAAAGATCGTAACTGATCTGGAGCACCCAGGTGGAAATGTTTCTGGTGTATCAGATACGAATCCTGAAGCTATTAATAGATTAATGCAATTCATTGCTACTCAATTTCCTAATGTGAAGAAGCTGGGCATTGTTATCAATGAAGGTGAACCGAATGCTGTAATTATGGCGGATATTGCTAAGAAAGAGCTGGATAAACATGGCATTGAGCTTGTGAAGGCAGCCATCACAAATACTTCTGAAGTGAAGCAAGCTGCTGAATCACTAGCTGGTCGTGTAGATGCATTCTACATTACTTTGGATAACACAGTAGTGAGCGCTGTTGATACGATTATTCAAACAGCTAATGATAAGAAAATACCGTTCTTCTCCAGCGACCGGGATACCGTTGAAAAAGGCGCATTTGCAACCGTTGGCTTCAAATATTTCGACCATGGTTACCAAGTTGGACAAATGGCAGTGGACATTCTGAAGAATGGTAAAAAGCCAGCAGATATGAAAGTAACGATGCAAGAAAAGCTCGATCTTATCCTTAACCTTAAAGCGGCTGCCGCACAAGGCATAGAAGTGACGGATGCGATGAAAAAAGAAGTTGCCGATCAAGCTAACAATATTATTCAATAA